The following coding sequences lie in one Zingiber officinale cultivar Zhangliang chromosome 2B, Zo_v1.1, whole genome shotgun sequence genomic window:
- the LOC122046753 gene encoding G-type lectin S-receptor-like serine/threonine-protein kinase At1g61500: protein MIRERKRITMWLTRRNLWTPALFLLLSSLQSAVPESTTPSYDDCAPQRCGHQVVSYPFWIIDHQPSYCGRPAFALTCLNDTGALFLTVLNIKFYVLRIFYSNSSVHFTLGDADSCAFLLSRNTTGVFPFSASDSNKQIFFLFNCSGSDSAIPRSYQNMSCPRLNTRVMFGGEYDPARTRSPDPNCTVGLVSVMGDSNISAGSNYTAQLRAGWMANYSARSCSECAASGGRCGYDANNTSTSQDSICICPNGVHLGSCSRIPGNQKHSLVIILTVGTTALLLFGITCYFTWVRHMRLGKARRLHELRAPDDTIGSDKEVINVPLVDFFSIHKATDDFAVTNKLGEGGFGSVYKGRLEDGQYIAVKRLSENSKQGFEELNNEVKLIARLQHTNLVRLLGWCIHENEKILIYEYMANKSLDKYLFDSNLSAQIDWHKRFCIIQGISQGLVYLHCYSRLRIIHRDLKTSNILLDENMNPKISDFGLARIFGESHMEQNTRRLVGTYGYMAPEYGLLGCFSEKSDVYSFGVIMLEIISGKRNSGSHSMNNSFSLLGYAWHLWAEGRCCELVDLQLIDSFPISEVEKCIQLALLCVQDRPTDRPTMDAIAMMLVNKNPILPLPQQPAYTYRTDAPTLMSIPCSRALELTMSTIEGR from the exons ATGAtcagagagagaaagagaatcACCATGTGGCTGACCAGGAGGAACCTCTGGACCCCTGCCctattcttgctcctttcctcTCTGCAATCAGCAGTGCCGGAATCCACCACGCCCAGCTACGACGACTGCGCTCCCCAGCGATGCGGCCACCAGGTGGTCAGCTACCCGTTCTGGATCATCGATCACCAGCCGAGTTACTGCGGCCGTCCGGCGTTCGCCCTCACTTGCCTCAACGACACAGGCGCCCTCTTCCTCACCGTCCTCAACATCAAATTCTACGTGCTCCGGATCTTCTACTCCAACAGCTCCGTCCACTTCACTCTCGGCGACGCCGACTCCTGCGCCTTCCTCCTCAGCAGAAACACCACCGGGGTCTTCCCCTTCAGCGCCAGCGACTCCAACAAGCAGATATTCTTCCTCTTCAACTGCTCCGGGTCGGATAGCGCCATCCCGAGGAGCTACCAGAACATGTCCTGCCCCCGGCTCAATACCCGGGTCATGTTCGGCGGCGAGTATGACCCCGCCCGTACGCGCTCGCCGGACCCGAACTGCACCGTCGGCCTGGTGTCTGTGATGGGCGACTCTAACATCAGTGCCGGCAGCAACTACACTGCGCAGCTGCGGGCTGGCTGGATGGCGAATTATAGCGCGAGGAGTTGCAGCGAGTGCGCCGCCAGCGGTGGCCGGTGCGGCTACGACGCCAACAACACCTCGACGTCGCAGGACAGTATCTGCATCTGCCCCAATGGAGTCCATCTCGGAAGTTGCAGCA GGATTCCAGGGAATCAAAAACATTCacttgttattatacttacagtAGGCACTACTGCATTGCTTCTCTTCGGAATAACATGCTATTTTACGTGGGTGAGGCACATGCGATTGG GAAAAGCAAGAAGATTGCACGAGTTAAGAGCTCCTGATGATACTATTGGATCTGATAAGGAAGTCATTAATGTCCCCCTGGTTGATTTTTTCAGTATTCATAAGGCAACAGATGACTTTGCGGTCACAAACAAGCTTGGTGAAGGTGGTTTTGGCTCTGTCTACAAG GGAAGACTAGAAGATGGTCAGTATATAGCTGTGAAGAGGCTCTCTGAGAACTCAAAACAAGGCTTTGAGGAGTTGAACAATGAAGTTAAGCTAATTGCTAGACTTCAGCATACTAACCTTGTCAGGCTTTTAGGTTGGTGTATCCATGAAAATGAGAAAATACTCATCTATGAATATATGGCCAACAAAAGTTTGGATAAATACTTATTCG ATTCAAACCTTTCAGCACAAATAGACTGGCATAAGAGATTCTGTATAATACAAGGCATTTCTCAAGGACTTGTTTACCTTCATTGCTATTCAAGACTGCGCATCATTCATAGAGATTTGAAGACGAGCAACATCCTACTGGATGAAAATATGAATCCCAAAATTTCAGATTTTGGTTTGGCAAGGATATTTGGAGAAAGTCATATGGAACAAAACACAAGGAGATTAGTAGGGACTTA CGGTTACATGGCACCAGAATATGGCTTGCTTGGTTGTTTTTCTGAAAAGTCTGATGTATATAGCTTTGGGGTGATTATGCTTGAGATCATTTCTGGCAAAAGAAACTCTGGCTCACACTCGATGAACAATTCATTTAGTCTACTTGGATAC GCATGGCATCTTTGGGCGGAAGGAAGATGTTGCGAACTAGTAGACCTGCAATTGATTGATTCATTCCCAATTTCTGAAGTGGAGAAATGCATTCAACTCGCCCTGTTATGTGTTCAAGATAGGCCCACCGACCGACCAACAATGGATGCTATTGCCATGATGCTGGTCAACAAGAACCCAATTTTACCATTGCCTCAGCAACCTGCGTATACCTACAGAACAGATGCACCAACACTGATGTCAATCCCATGTTCCCGAGCACTAGAATTGACCATGAGTACCATTGAAGGGAGATGA